One genomic window of Vulpes vulpes isolate BD-2025 chromosome 11, VulVul3, whole genome shotgun sequence includes the following:
- the CSRNP1 gene encoding cysteine/serine-rich nuclear protein 1: protein MPRPQSTPGTTMTGPLKRKFDQLDEDSSSLCSSSSSLSSPGRRSCSCSPSSSVSLAWDSDEEGPWDHLPLPARDFCGFRSFTPLSILKRAPRKRPGRVAFDGITVFYFPRCQGFTSVPSRGGCTLGMAPRHTACRRFSLAEFTQEQARARREKLRLRLKEEKLEALRWKFAESGVPETEASLPLTVDAIDDASVEEDLAVAVAGGRLEEMTFLQPYPARRRRALLRAAGVRRIDREERRELQALRQSREDCGCRCDRVCDPETCSCSLAGIKCQMDHTAFPCGCCREGCENPKGRVEFNQARVQTHFLHTLTRLQLEQGAESLGELEAPAPGSPASPAEQALAPAFPLAKPPVSSELGENSCSSDMTDSSTASGISEAPSSTTHPGLPGPGFQPDVDDDSLARVLSLSDSDLGGEEEEEEEGGVGGLDNLSCFHPADIFGTGDPGGLAGWTHSYSSSSLTSGILDENANLDASFFLNGGLVGLGEGSLPGTSVLPSSDAGQSDSVDLSLSSCDSFELLQALPDYSLGPHYTSRKVSDSLENLEAPCFPLPAFSPPGDAGACFLESIMGLPDAAAEALTPFVDSQLFEDTAPAPLVGPVPV from the exons ATGCCCAGACCCCAGAGTACCCCCGGCACCACCATGACTGGGCCACTGAAGAGGAAGTTTGACCAGCTGGATGAGGACTCCTCCtcgctctgctcctcctcctcctctttgtcTTCCCCGGGCCGCCGTTCTTGCTCCTGCTCTCCCAGCTCTTCAGTCTCCCTGGCCTGGGACTCGGATGAGGAGGGCCCCTGGGATCACTTGCCCTTGCCTGCCCGTGACTTCTGTGGCTTCCGAAGTTTCACGC cCCTGTCCATCCTGAAGAGGGCTCCCCGGAAGCGTCCAGGCCGCGTAGCCTTCGATGGCATCACTGTCTTCTACTTTCCCCGGTGCCAAGGCTTCACCAGCGTGCCCAGCCGAGGTGGCTGCACTCTGGGTATGGCCCCCCGCCACACTGCCTGCCGCCGCTTCTCCTTGGCTGAATTTACACAGGAGCAAGCCCGGGCACGGCGTGAGAAGCTGCGCCTACGCTTGAAGGAGGAGAAGTTGGAGGCTCTACGGTGGAAG TTCGCGGAGTCTGGGGTACCCGAGACAGAGGCCAGCCTGCCACTCACAGTGGACGCCATTGATGATGCCTCTGTAGAAGAGGACCTGGCTGTGGCCGTGGCAGGTGGCCGATTGGAGGAGATGACCTTCCTACAGCCCTACCCGGCCCGGCGGCGACGGGCTCTGCTGCGGGCTGCTGGTGTGCGGAGGATCGATCGCGAGGAGAGGCGGGAGCTGCAGGCCCTGCGCCAGTCCCGGGAGGACTGCGGCTGTCGCTGTGATCGGGTCTGTGACCCTGAGACCTGCAGCTGCAGTCTGGCAGGCATCAAGTGCCAG aTGGACCACACTGCGTTCCCTTGCGGCTGCTGCAGGGAGGGCTGCGAGAACCCCAAGGGCCGCGTGGAATTCAATCAGGCCCGGGTGCAGACTCACTTCCTGCACACACTCACCCGCCTGCAGCTGGAGCAGGGGGCTGAGAGCCTGGGGGAGCTGGAGGCTCCTGCCCCGGGCAGCCCAGCCAGCCCCGCTGAGCAGGCCCTGGCTCCTGCTTTTCCTCTGGCCAAGCCCCCTGTGAGCAGTGAGCTGGGCGAGAACAGCTGTAGCAGCGACATGACCGACTCGTCCACAGCTTCGGGTATAAGTGAGGCCCCCAGCAGCACCACGCACCCAGGCCTGCCTGGCCCTGGCTTCCAGCCTGACGTGGATGATGACAGCCTGGCCCGGGTCCTGAGTCTCAGTGACTCTGACctaggaggagaggaggaggaggaagaggaagggggggtggggggcctcgACAACCTCAGCTGCTTCCACCCCGCTGATATCTTTGGTACTGGTGACCCTGGTGGCCTGGCAGGCTGGACCCACAGCTATTCCAGCTCTAGTCTCACGTCGGGCATCCTGGATGAAAATGCCAACCTGGATGCCAGCTTCTTCCTAAACGGGGGCCTTGTGGGGTTGGGAGAAGGCAGCCTCCCTGGCACCTCGGTGCTGCCCAGCTCGGACGCTGGCCAGAGCGACTCTGTGGACCTCAGCTTGTCTTCCTGTGACTCCTTCGAGCTGCTCCAGGCCCTGCCGGACTATAGTCTGGGGCCTCACTACACCTCCCGGAAGGTGTCTGACAGCCTGGAAAACCTCGAGGCACCCTGCTTCCCCTTGCCTGCCTTTTCTCCACCAGGGGACGCTGGCGCTTGCTTCCTGGAGTCCATCATGGGCCTGCCTGACGCAGCTGCCGAGGCCCTGACTCCCTTCGTGGACAGCCAGCTGTTTGAGGATACTGCCCCCGCGCCTCTGGTGGGGCCAGTGCCTGTGTGA